Proteins encoded within one genomic window of Porphyromonadaceae bacterium W3.11:
- a CDS encoding methylaspartate mutase subunit E, whose translation MDIRNVRISDDEFQKERKEVLATWPTGAHVDFNEAVEYQKSIPAKKRFDQKLQKAQEEGVTLIQPRAGVALYDEHIKLLQFLENEGEADLLPSTVDSYTRLNRYKEAEVGIEKSKESGRSMLNGFPIVNYGVDICRTVTSALKNPVQVRHGTPDARLLTELSIAGGFTSYEGGGISYNIPYSKDYSLARTIRYWQYTDRLCGMYAEAGVDINREPFGPLTGTLIPACISNAVAIIESLLAATQGVKDITVGYGQCGNLIQDVAAIRSLRKQTQEYLAKYGYDDVKVTTVFHQWMGGFPQDEAKAFGVISWGSATAALAKATKVIVKTPHEAMGVPTKEANAAGLRATKQVISMLRDQDFTNIPMVLNESEIIEAEVDQILAKVEELGNGDWAQGTIAAFEAGVLDIPFAPSKYNAGAVLPARDNTGAVRFLDTGNLPFSDDIKKLHKEKLEERARFENREVNFQMVIDDVYAIGKGFLVGRK comes from the coding sequence ATGGATATCCGTAACGTTCGAATTAGCGACGACGAATTTCAAAAAGAAAGGAAAGAAGTATTAGCCACTTGGCCTACAGGTGCTCATGTGGACTTCAATGAAGCTGTAGAATACCAAAAGTCTATTCCAGCAAAGAAGAGATTTGACCAAAAACTTCAAAAAGCACAAGAAGAGGGAGTAACCTTAATTCAACCTCGAGCTGGTGTGGCACTTTATGATGAGCACATCAAGCTTCTTCAATTCCTAGAGAACGAAGGAGAGGCTGACTTGCTTCCTTCAACTGTTGATAGTTACACTCGTCTTAATCGCTACAAGGAGGCTGAAGTGGGAATTGAAAAAAGTAAGGAGAGTGGTCGCTCCATGCTAAATGGGTTCCCAATCGTTAACTATGGTGTGGATATTTGCCGTACTGTAACATCAGCTCTTAAAAATCCTGTACAGGTTCGACACGGTACCCCTGATGCTCGTCTTCTGACTGAGCTTTCTATCGCAGGCGGTTTTACTTCATATGAGGGTGGAGGTATTTCGTATAACATCCCATACTCTAAAGACTATTCATTAGCTCGTACTATTAGATATTGGCAGTACACTGACCGTCTTTGCGGTATGTACGCAGAAGCTGGTGTGGATATCAACCGTGAGCCATTTGGTCCACTAACAGGTACATTGATCCCAGCATGTATTTCTAATGCCGTAGCTATTATAGAATCTCTACTAGCAGCTACCCAGGGTGTGAAGGATATCACTGTAGGATATGGACAGTGTGGTAACTTAATCCAAGACGTTGCCGCTATTCGCTCACTTAGGAAGCAAACACAGGAGTATCTAGCTAAGTATGGATATGACGATGTTAAGGTAACAACAGTATTCCACCAATGGATGGGTGGTTTCCCACAGGACGAAGCTAAGGCATTTGGTGTAATTTCATGGGGTTCAGCAACTGCTGCACTTGCGAAAGCAACAAAGGTGATCGTGAAAACTCCTCATGAAGCGATGGGTGTTCCTACCAAAGAAGCAAACGCAGCAGGTCTTCGTGCTACAAAGCAGGTGATCAGCATGCTTCGCGACCAAGATTTCACCAACATTCCTATGGTGCTAAATGAGTCTGAGATTATCGAAGCAGAGGTGGATCAGATCTTAGCAAAAGTTGAAGAACTTGGAAATGGAGACTGGGCTCAAGGTACAATAGCTGCATTCGAGGCAGGTGTACTTGATATCCCATTTGCCCCAAGTAAATACAATGCTGGAGCGGTACTGCCAGCACGTGACAATACTGGTGCTGTTCGCTTCCTAGACACCGGTAACCTACCATTCAGCGATGACATCAAAAAGCTACACAAGGAAAAACTTGAAGAGAGAGCTCGCTTCGAAAATAGAGAGGTGAACTTCCAGATGGTTATTGATGACGTATATGCAATCGGTAAGGGCTTCTTAGTTGGTCGTAAATAA
- the glmL gene encoding methylaspartate mutase accessory protein GlmL, translated as MRYLTADFGSTYTKVTAIDTEKSEIIGTGAAFTTIETDVMEGLHAAIDSLHAKLNSTWEYDRFLCCSSAAGGLKMVASGLVPELTAKAARMAASSAGAKVMKTYSFEISKREAQEIEQIAPDLVLLCGGTDGGNKETIIKNAKVLAGIKGKFTIIVAGNKNAEEEVSEILKEAGRPFVVTDNVMPNFNTLNILPAKACIMQLFIDSIIEAKGLTAAQDIAANEIIPTPLAVLNACELLSKGTHTEEGIGELLAVDLGGATTDVYSIAKGEPSASNIMQRGLPEPESKRTVEGDLGMRYSLSSLAEELDLFDSAKEIGSNQEELEDWIKSCIEVKSRRAENTHESKFEMALAKGAIKIATERHVGKMTSVFTPMGQAYTIDGKDLTKVSKVLGIGGALVHSEDPAFILSGVKYDLACYEFAKPKEPEFLLDSTYIMASMGLLSAELPDVALQIMKKELKYL; from the coding sequence ATGAGATATCTAACGGCAGACTTTGGGAGCACGTATACCAAGGTAACAGCTATTGACACTGAAAAGAGTGAAATAATTGGAACGGGGGCTGCATTCACCACAATCGAAACTGATGTAATGGAGGGACTACATGCTGCGATTGATAGCTTGCATGCCAAGCTGAATAGCACATGGGAGTACGATCGTTTTTTATGCTGCAGTAGTGCAGCCGGTGGTCTTAAGATGGTGGCATCTGGGCTCGTACCAGAACTGACTGCTAAAGCAGCTAGAATGGCGGCATCAAGTGCTGGTGCTAAGGTCATGAAAACCTACTCCTTCGAAATCAGTAAAAGAGAAGCTCAGGAGATTGAGCAGATTGCACCTGACTTAGTACTACTCTGCGGTGGAACAGATGGCGGTAATAAAGAGACTATTATCAAGAATGCTAAAGTCTTAGCTGGTATAAAGGGGAAATTCACCATTATCGTTGCTGGAAACAAGAATGCGGAGGAAGAGGTAAGCGAGATACTAAAGGAGGCTGGGCGTCCATTCGTCGTAACAGACAACGTTATGCCCAACTTTAACACTTTAAATATCTTGCCTGCCAAAGCATGTATTATGCAGCTCTTTATCGACTCTATCATCGAAGCAAAAGGACTAACAGCAGCTCAAGACATTGCGGCTAACGAGATCATCCCAACACCTCTAGCGGTACTTAATGCTTGCGAATTGCTCAGTAAAGGCACGCACACCGAAGAAGGAATTGGAGAGCTCCTAGCTGTTGACCTAGGTGGTGCGACTACCGATGTCTATTCGATAGCGAAAGGAGAGCCTTCAGCCTCGAATATTATGCAGAGGGGTCTTCCAGAGCCAGAAAGCAAGAGAACAGTGGAAGGAGATCTAGGCATGAGGTATAGCTTATCCTCTCTAGCTGAAGAACTAGACCTTTTTGATTCAGCGAAAGAAATAGGTAGCAATCAAGAAGAACTTGAAGATTGGATAAAGTCTTGTATTGAGGTTAAGTCAAGAAGGGCTGAAAATACCCATGAATCAAAGTTCGAAATGGCTTTAGCTAAGGGTGCCATCAAGATAGCAACAGAAAGACACGTTGGGAAAATGACCTCTGTATTTACGCCTATGGGGCAGGCTTATACCATTGATGGTAAAGACCTGACTAAGGTGTCCAAGGTATTAGGAATTGGTGGGGCTCTCGTACACAGCGAAGACCCAGCATTTATTCTATCTGGAGTTAAATATGATCTAGCTTGCTATGAATTTGCTAAACCTAAGGAGCCAGAGTTCCTACTAGATAGTACATATATAATGGCATCTATGGGACTTCTGAGTGCTGAGTTACCTGATGTGGCTCTTCAGATCATGAAAAAAGAGCTTAAGTACCTATAA
- the glmS gene encoding methylaspartate mutase subunit S — MNGKTIVTGVIGADAHAVGNKIIAFALQQAGYKVVNLGVMVTQEEYISAAIETNADAILVSSLYGHGEIDCNGLREKCDEAGLKEIPILAGGNLVVGKQDFADVEKRFMNMGFNKVYPPGTPIETTIEDLDKILGIER; from the coding sequence ATGAACGGAAAAACCATAGTTACTGGTGTCATTGGTGCTGATGCTCACGCAGTTGGTAATAAGATCATTGCGTTTGCTTTGCAGCAAGCTGGCTATAAGGTAGTAAATTTAGGTGTAATGGTCACTCAGGAAGAGTACATTTCTGCAGCAATCGAAACTAATGCTGACGCTATCCTTGTTTCTTCCCTATATGGTCATGGCGAAATTGACTGTAATGGTCTGAGAGAGAAATGTGATGAAGCTGGATTGAAGGAAATACCTATTCTAGCAGGAGGTAACCTTGTCGTAGGAAAGCAAGATTTTGCCGACGTAGAAAAGAGATTCATGAATATGGGCTTCAATAAAGTTTATCCTCCAGGTACTCCAATTGAGACCACTATAGAAGATCTAGACAAGATTCTTGGAATCGAGAGATAA
- a CDS encoding sigma-54 dependent transcriptional regulator — protein sequence MKKGKIVVLDDNKNVLNALELLFRTYFEEATLITYPFDLLDTIRKSQPDVVLLDMNFKAGINTGNEGLYWLSEVKKLYPDLPVVLFTAYADIDLAVEALKRGASDFVVKPWDNQRLIDSLYQAMGAESRKGKASTHRQGRGALGKVSLGQSAAMKRVVELLNKVAATDANLLITGENGTGKEVFANYVHEQSLRSHKPMVQVDMGAITESLFESELFGHVKGAFTDAHSNREGKIQAADGGTLFLDEIGNLALDMQAKLLVALQRREIVRVGDNKPIPFDVRLITATNSRIFDAVATGKFREDLLYRINTIHVEIPPLRERPEDIPALVQLFLQEYAEEYAKDISGVSDDAMQKLCTHSWRGNVRELRHAVEKAVILSEGQQLMTDDFHFEYIHQTSGSQVPITIEAMESQLIRQALERTNYNISLAADELGISRPTLYSKIKKYNL from the coding sequence ATGAAGAAGGGTAAGATAGTTGTCCTTGATGACAATAAAAATGTGCTAAATGCTTTAGAGTTACTTTTTCGAACTTATTTCGAGGAAGCGACATTGATTACTTACCCTTTTGACCTGCTCGATACTATTCGAAAGTCTCAGCCTGATGTGGTACTTCTGGATATGAACTTTAAGGCAGGGATTAATACTGGTAATGAGGGATTGTATTGGCTATCAGAGGTAAAGAAACTTTACCCTGATTTACCCGTAGTCTTATTTACTGCTTATGCAGATATTGATTTGGCTGTTGAGGCATTGAAACGTGGGGCATCAGACTTCGTAGTAAAGCCGTGGGATAATCAGCGATTAATTGATAGCCTATACCAAGCTATGGGAGCAGAGAGTCGCAAGGGTAAGGCTTCGACACATCGTCAAGGTAGAGGTGCTCTAGGTAAAGTCTCATTAGGGCAATCTGCCGCAATGAAAAGGGTGGTGGAGTTGCTGAATAAGGTGGCAGCCACAGATGCTAACTTATTGATTACTGGCGAGAATGGCACAGGGAAGGAGGTCTTTGCTAATTATGTTCATGAGCAATCCTTGCGAAGCCATAAGCCTATGGTTCAAGTCGATATGGGGGCGATCACCGAGTCCTTATTTGAGAGTGAACTTTTTGGCCATGTTAAGGGTGCGTTTACTGATGCCCACTCTAATAGGGAAGGGAAGATTCAAGCAGCGGACGGTGGTACACTTTTTCTTGACGAGATAGGGAATCTGGCTCTGGATATGCAAGCAAAATTGCTTGTGGCACTTCAGAGACGTGAGATAGTAAGGGTGGGGGATAATAAGCCTATTCCCTTTGATGTACGCTTAATTACCGCCACTAATAGTCGTATTTTTGATGCTGTGGCAACAGGTAAGTTTAGAGAGGACTTATTATATCGTATCAATACTATTCACGTAGAGATTCCACCATTAAGAGAGCGTCCAGAGGATATACCTGCATTAGTGCAGCTCTTTTTACAGGAGTATGCTGAGGAGTATGCCAAAGATATATCTGGAGTGAGTGATGATGCTATGCAGAAGCTATGCACACATTCGTGGCGGGGTAATGTCCGAGAATTACGCCATGCTGTAGAGAAGGCTGTTATCTTATCCGAAGGGCAGCAACTAATGACCGATGACTTTCACTTTGAGTATATTCATCAGACTTCTGGTAGTCAGGTGCCTATTACGATAGAAGCCATGGAGTCACAGCTTATTCGTCAAGCCCTCGAAAGGACTAACTATAATATTAGCCTTGCAGCCGATGAGTTGGGTATCTCTCGACCTACGCTTTATTCTAAAATCAAGAAGTACAACCTATAG